From a single Fusarium pseudograminearum CS3096 chromosome 2, whole genome shotgun sequence genomic region:
- the EF1A gene encoding EF1A, with product MGKEEKTHLNVVVIGHVDSGKSTTTGHLIYQCGGIDKRTIEKFEKEAAELGKGSFKYAWVLDKLKAERERGITIDIALWKFETPRYYVTVIDAPGHRDFIKNMITGTSQADCAILIIAAGTGEFEAGISKDGQTREHALLAYTLGVKNLIVAINKMDTTKWSEARYQEIIKETSSFIKKVGYNPKAVAFVPISGFNGDNMLAPSTNCPWYKGWEREIKSGKLSGKTLLEAIDSIEPPKRPNDKPLRLPLQDVYKIGGIGTVPVGRIETGIIKPGMVVTFAPSNVTTEVKSVEMHHEQLTEGQPGDNVGFNVKNVSVKDIRRGNVAGDSKNDPPMGAASFTAQVIVLNHPGQVGAGYAPVLDCHTAHIACKFAEIQEKIDRRTGKATEAAPKFIKSGDSAIVKMVPSKPMCVEAFTDYPPLGRFAVRDMRQTVAVGVIKAVEKSTGAAGKVTKSAAKAGKK from the exons ATGGGTAAGGAGGAGAAGACTCACCTtaacgtcgtcgtcatcggccACGTCGACTCTGGCAAGTCGACCACT ACCGGTCACTTGATCTACCAGTGCGGTGGCATCGACAAGCGAACCATCGAGAAGTTCGAGAAG GAAGCCGCCGAGCTCGGTAAGGGTTCCTTCAAGTACGCCTGggttcttgacaagctcaaagcCGAGCGTGAGCGTGGTATCACCATTGATATCGCTCTCTGGAAGTTCGAGACTCCTCGCTACTATGTCACCGTCATTG ACGCTCCCGGTCACCGTGATTTCATCAAGAACATGATCACTGGTACTTCCCAGGCCGATTgcgccattctcatcattgcCGCCGGTACTGGTGAGTTCGAGGCTGGTATCTCCAAGGATGGCCAGACCCGTGAGCACGCTCTTCTTGCCTACACtcttggtgtcaagaacCTCATTGttgccatcaacaagatggacacCACCAAGTGGTCTGAGGCCCGTTACCaggagatcatcaaggagacCTCCTCTTTCATCAAGAAGGTCGGCTACAACCCCAAGGCTGTCGCTTTCGTCCCCATCTCCGGTTTCAACGGTGACAACATGCTTGCCCCCTCCACCAACTGCCCCTGGTACAAGGGTTGGGAGCGTGAGATCAAGTCTGGCAAGCTCTCCGGAAAGACCCTCCTTGAGGCCATTGACTCCATCGAGCCCCCCAAGCGTCCCAACGACAAGCCCCTCCGACTTCCCCTCCAGGATGTCTACAAGATCGGTGGTATTGGAACGGTTCCTGTCGGCCGTATCGAGACTGGTATCATCAAGCCCGGTATGGTCGTTACCTTCGCTCCTTCCAACGTCACCACTGAAGTCAAGTCCGTTGAGATGCACCACGAGCAGCTCACTGAGGGCCAGCCCGGTGACAACGTTGGTTTCAACGTGAAGAACGTTTCCGTCAAGGACATCCGACGTGGTAACGTCGCTGGTGACTCCAAGAACGACCCCCCCATGGGTGCCGCTTCTTTCACCGCCCAGgtcatcgtcctcaaccACCCCGGTCAGGTCGGTGCTGGTTACGCTCCCGTCCTCGATTGCCACACTGCCCACATTGCCTGCAAGTTCGCTGAGATCCAGGAGAAGATCGACCGCCGAACCGGTAAGGCTACTGAGGCCGCCCCCAAGTTCATCAAGTCTGGTGACTCCgccatcgtcaagatggTTCCCTCCAAGCCCATGTGTGTTGAGGCTTTCACTGACTACCCTCCTCTGGGTCGTTTCGCCGTCCGTGACATGCGACAGACCGTCGCCGTCGGTGTCATCAAGGCCGTCGAGAAGTCCACTGGCGCTGCTGGCAAGGTCACCAAGtccgctgccaaggctggtaAGAAATAA